The Streptomyces sp. NBC_00510 genomic interval GGCGGCAGCTCGTCGCCCTCCTCGCGGTCGAAGACGCGCACGCCGATGACCTTGCCGGTCTCGCCGTGCGGCACCTTCAGCGAGGTGTCACGGACCTCACGGGCCTTCTCGCCGAAGATCGCGCGCAGCAGGCGCTCCTCCGGGGTCAGCTCGGTCTCGCCCTTCGGGGTGACCTTGCCGACCAGGATGTCGCCGGCGACGACCTCGGCACCGATGCGGATGATGCCGCGCTCGTCGAGGTCGGCCAGGACCTCCTCGGAGACGTTCGGGATGTCCCGGGTGATCTCCTCGGGGCCGAGCTTGGTGTCACGGGCGTCGACCTCGTGCTCCTCGATGTGGATCGAGGAGAGGACGTCGTCCTGCACCAGACGCTGGCTGAGGATGATCGCGTCCTCGTAGTTGTGGCCCTCCCACGGCATGAACGCCACCAGGAGGTTCTTGCCCAGCGCCATCTCACCGCGCTCGGTGGACGGCCCGTCGGCGAGCACCTGGCCGGCGATCACGCGGGCGCCCTCGTCCACGACGACCTTCTGGTTGAAGGACGTGCCCTGGTTCGAGCGGGAGAACTTGGCGACCCGGTAGGTGTTGTAGGTGCCGTCGTCGTTGGCGACGGTGACGTAGTCCGCGGAGACCTCCTGGACCACGCCGTCCTTGTCGGCCTTGATGACGTCACCGGCGTCGACCGCGCAGCGGTACTCCATGCCGGTGCCGACCAGCGGGGCCTGCGCCTTGAGCAGCGGCACGGCCTGGCGCATCATGTTCGATCCCATGAGCGCGCGGTTGGCGTCGTCGTGCTCGAGGAAGGGGATCATGGCGGTCGCGACCGACACCATCTGGCGCGGCGAGACGTCCATGTAGTCCACGTCCTCACCGGGGACGTAGTCGATCTCGCCACCACGGCGGCGCACCAGGACGCGCGACTCCGCGAAGCGGTTGTCGTCGGTCAGCGGGGCGTTCGCCTGGGCGATGACGAAGCGGTCCTCCTCGTCGGCCGTGAGGAAGTTGACCTCGTCGGTGACGACACCGTTCTCGTCGACCTTGCGGTACGGGGTCTCCACGAAACCGAACGCGTTGACCCGGCCGTAGGAGGCCAGCGAGCCGATCAGACCGATGTTCGGGCCTTCGGGGGTCTCGATCGGGCACATGCGTCCGTAGTGGGACGGGTGCACGTCACGGACCTCGAAGCCGGCCCGCTCACGGGACAGACCACCGGGGCCCAGCGCGGACAGACGGCGCTTGTGGGTCAGGCCCGACAGCGGGTTCGTCTGGTCCATGAACTGGGACAGCTGGCTGGTGCCGAAGAACTCCTTGATGGAGGCGACGACCGGCCGGATGTTGATCAGGGTCTGCGGCGTGATCGCCTCGACGTCCTGGGTGGTCATCCGCTCGCGGACGACGCGCTCCATGCGGGCCAGACCCGTACGGACCTGGTTCTGGATGAGCTCGCCGACGTTGCGCAGACGACGGTTGCCGAAGTGGTCGATGTCGTCGACCTCGACGACCACGGAGGAACCGTTGTCGCCGGTGGTCTCGGTCTCGCCCGCGTGCAGCTTGACCAGGTACTTGATCGCCGAGATGACGTCCTCGACGGTCAGCACGCCGGCGTCGAGCGGCGCGTCGGCACCCAGCTTCTTGTTGATCTTGTAGCGGCCGACCTTGGCCAGGTCGTAGCGCTTGGGGTTGAAGTAGAGGTTCTCCAGCAGCGTCTGCGCGGCCTCACGGGTCGGCGGCTCGCCCGGACGCAGCTTGCGGTAGATGTCCAGCAGCGCGTCGTCCTGGCCCTGGGTGTGGTCCTTCTCCAGGGTGGCGCGCATGGACTCGTACTCGCCGAACTCCTCGAGGATCTGCTCGGTGGTCCAGCCGAGCGCCTTCAGGAGGACGGTCACGGACTGCTTGCGCTTGCGGTCGATGCGGACACCGACCATGTCGCGCTTGTCGATCTCCATCTCCAGCCAGGCACCACGGGAGGGGATGACCTTGGCGGAGTAGATGTCCTTGTCGGACGTCTTGTCGATCTGGCTGTCGAAGTAGACACCCGGCGAGCGCACCAGCTGGGACACCACGACACGCTCGGTGCCGTTGATGACGAAGGTGCCCTTGTTGGTCATGAGCGGGAAGTCGCCCATGAAGACCGTCTGGGACTTGATCTCGCCGGTCTCGTTGTTGGTGAACTCGGCCGTGACGAAGAGCGGGGCCGCGTACGTGAAGTCGCGCTCCTTGCACTCGTCGATCGAGTTCTTCGGAGGCTCGAAACGGTGGTCGCGGAAGGTCAGCGACATCGACCCGGAGAAGTCCTCGATCGGGGAGATCTCCTCGAAGATCTCCTCCAGACCGGACTTGGTGGGGACGTCCTGGCCACTGTCCAGGGCCGCCTCGACGCGAGCCTTCCAGGCGGCGTTGCCGAGGAGCCAGTCAAAGCTCTCGGTCTGCAGCGCGAGGAGGTTCGGGACCTCGAGGGGCTCCTTGATCTTCGCGAAAGAGATGCGCAGCGGGGCGGTGCTTGCGCCGTTGTTCGAATTGGCAGTCGAGGCGTTGCGCGAGGCGGCCAAGAGGGGGTCCTTCCGAGGGCTCGGACTCACTACGCGCGTACCGGCTTCCGCCCCCGGGCGCAGACAAGGAGGCCCTGGTCAGGACGGTTCCTCATGTGTGCTCAGGCTTGGGCTTGCCCCTGGTGACGGGCCAGGCGGCAGCTAACAGGCAGCGCAAAGGGTCAGTGTAGCCACTTGGCACACTGATGTCCAGTGCAGAGTTTCGGAGACCGGTACTGCACCAATCTCGTCCTCCGGAGGGGTCGGTAGGAGCCCCTTGTTGTGAGCCGTCATGCCCTCTTTCACGCTTGCCACGCTAGGCATTCCCGCATCGCCTTCGTTCCATGCCTCGGTCCATGGCCGATGTGACGACGCGTCCTGAGAATCGCGCGCTGCGTGCGGTTCGTCAAGGCCTCCGCCCCGCGGAGATCGTCACAGCTCGAGGAAGCCGACGGTCCCGGAACAGTGATGATCACCCTACCCGGGTCGGTCGCCGGACCGGGTGACGCACCACGCAAACGACCGAGGGCGGCCACCCGAAAGGGTGGCCGCCCCGCGGCTGATCAGCCCCCCGGAAGGGGCAGGGATCACTTGACCTCGACGGACGCGCCCGCGGCCTTGAGGGACTCGGCGGCCTTCTCGGCGGCCTCCTTGTTGACCTTCTCGAGGACCGGCTTCGGGGTGCCGTCGACGAGGTCCTTGGCCTCCTTCAGACCCAGGGAGGTCAGCTCGCGCACGACCTTGATGACCTGGATCTTCTTCTCACCGGCGCCGGTGAGGATGACGTCGAACTCGTCCTTCTCCTCGACGGCCTCGGCGACCGGGGCACCCGGGCCCGCAACGCCGACGGCGACCGGGGCGGCGGCGGTGACGTCGAACTTGTCCTCGAAGGCCTTCACGAACTCGGAGAGCTCGATGAGGGTCATCTCCTCGAACTGCGCGAGCAGGTCGTCCTGGCTGAGCTTCGCCATGATGGCGGTCCTTCCACTAATTCGGCAGGTGCCGGATGTACATGTCGGCGGGCGTACGGGCCCGCTAGAGCACGGGAGTGACTACTCCGCGTCCTCGGCGGGAGCCGGCGTACCGGCACCGCCCTGCTCGACCTTCTCGCGCAGCGCTTCCACGGTGCGGACGAGCTTCGAAGGCAGGGCCTGGAAGACAGCAGCGGCCTGGCCCTGCTTTGCCTTCATGGCACCCGCCAGCTTGGCGAGCAGCACCTCGCGGGACTCGAGGTCCGCGAGCTTCTTGATCTCATCGGCGGACAGCGGCTTGCCGTCAAGCACACCGCCCTTGATGATGAGGTTCGGGTTCTCCTTGGCGAAGTCACGGAGACCCTTCGCCGACTCCACCGGGTCACCGGTGACGAAGGCGACCGCCGTCGGACCCGCGAACAGGTCGTCCAGAGCGGTGATCCCGGCCTCGTTGGCCGCGATCTTGGTCAGCGTGTTCTTCACCACGGCGTACTGGGCGTTCTCACCGAGCGAACGGCGCAGCGTCTTGAGCTGCGCCACGGTGAGACCGCGGTACTCGGTCAGCACGGCGGCGTTGGAGCTGCGGAACTTGTCCGTCAGCTCGGCAACCGAACCGGCCTTGTCGGGCCTCGCCATAGAGCCTCGGCCTCCTTCCGGGTGATTCGGACCGCACGGGAAGGGGCCGGGCAAAACAAACGCCCCGGCGCAGGCGCACGGGGCGTGACTCGACCGGGATCGCGAGGAGCGTTTCCGGGAGTGCATCCACTGTCACCTGCGCGGGCCGTCCGCATCAGCGGATCCTTCGGCTGCCGCGCCCTCACGGGCGCGCCAACAACCAGCGGTCTTTGGCTTCCATTGAAGAGTACGCGAACGGATCCGCGCCAGGCAAATCCGGTGTCGGGGCAGGTCAGCCCGTGAGGCCGGAGCCCCCGGTCAAGCCTGACGCCTTCATGTCCCCGAGCATCCCGAAGAGGTCGACGGTGTCCTTCGCCGGCGGCGCCTGGACGCTCACCGCGGTGCCGTAGTCGGAGTAGGAGGCGTTCATGCGGAGCGTGCCCTCGGGCGTCTTCACGCCCACGACCATCTTCACCGGGTAGTGGTCCTGGTTGACCCAGATCTCGGTGTCGTAGCCCTTGATGCCCGCCTTCTCGGCGTTGGCGACCAGGGCCTTGCGCTCCTTCTCGGACAGGACGCCGGTGGCCTTGTTGGCGTCCACCATCTCCGCGAAGGTCAGCGTGCCCTTGTAGTGGTCCGCCTGGACACCTCCGACCTTCTCCGCGCCGACGTGCTTCAGGCTGGGCGACTGGAGCAGCAGGGCGAGCTGCTCGGCCGGGTCCTGGTTCATGTTGTTCAGGCCGCCGGTCATCTGCTTCTGCAGCTCTTCGCTGCCGCTCACCTCGGCCGCGGCCTTCAGGTCCAGCTTCATCCAGCGCTTGCCGTCCATCTCGGCGGCCTGCTTCGCCCCCATGTCCATGTACATGGCCTGGTCCAGCATGATCATGCGGATCCGGGAGGGGGCGTCCGGGTCGGCGGCGGTGAAGGCAGAGCCCGCCATGGTGACGTCCATGACCGCTGGGTCCCACCCCTGCACGCCGGCGATCCGCAGGGTGCCGCCGCCCTGTGCGCCGGCCGGCAGGGTGAGCGTCATGCGCACCTTGGCGGACTTCGCCTCCGAGGTCTTCTCGAAGGCGGCCTGGATGGCCTTGGCGACCTCGCCCTGCGCCTGGACCGCCCCGTGGGGCGCATCGGCCTTCTTGCGCTTCTTGCCGCCCCCGTCGCCGTCGTCGCAGCCCGCGAGCCCGACCACGACGGCCACGGCCGCCAGACCGACGCCCAGACGCTTCGCTGCCGACAAGCTCATGAAATCCCCACCCCATGCCGTCCGTCGTCCCCGGGTCCCCGTGGAACCGCTTGCCACGGTAACGCACCGCGCCGACACGGTCGTGCGAAAAAACCGGCCCCGCACCTCCGGAGAGGCGCGGGGCCGGTTCACAACTGCACGGGCCCAGGGGCCCGACCCGGTCAGACGGAGGCCGGGTCCTCCTCGACGAGGAGGTTACGGGTGCGGTTCGGGTCGACCGGGATGCCGGGGCCCACCGTGGTGCTGATGGCGGCCTTCTTGATGTAGCGACCCTTGGCGGCGGACGGCTTCAGACGGAGGATCTCGTCCAGGGCCGCGCCGTAGTTCTCGACCAGCTGCTGCTCACCGAACGAGGTCTTGCCGATGATGAAGTGCAGGTTCGAGTGCTTGTCGACACGGAACTCGATCTTGCCGCCCTTGATCTCGGTGACGGCCTTGGCCACGTCGGGGGTGACGGTGCCGGTCTTCGGGTTCGGCATCAGACCACGGGGGCCGAGGACGCGGCCGAGGCGGCCGACCTTGCCCATGAGGTCCGGGGTGGCGACGACGGCGTCGAAGTCCAGACGGCCCTTGGCGACCTCGTCGATGAGCTCGTCGGCGCCGACGATGTCGGCGCCCGCGGCACGCGCGGCCTCGGCACGGTCACCGGTCGCGAAGACCAGGACCCGGGCGGTCTTACCGGTGCCGTGCGGAAGGTTCACGGTGCCACGGACCATCTGGTCGGCCTTGCGCGGGTCGACGCCCAGGCGGAAGGCCACCTCGACGGTGCCGTCGTACTTGCTGGTGGAGGTGTCCTTGGCGAGACGGACGGCCTCGAGGGGCGCGTACAGACGCTCCCGGTCGATCTTGGCGTCCGCAGCGCGGAGAGACTTGCTGCGCTTGCTCACTACTGCTCCTGTGTGTCCTGAGGAGTCGTGGTGCGGGCCGAGCAGGCCCTGCCACGGAACTGCTGGTGGTGTGGTCAGCCCTCGACCGTGATGCCCATGGAACGCGCGGTGCCGGCGATGATCTTCTCGGCGGCGTCCAGGTCGTTCGCGTTGAGGTCGGGCAGCTTGGTCGTGGCGATCTCGCGGACCTGGTCGCGCGTAAGCTTCGCGACCTTGGTCTTGTGCGGCTCGCCGGAGCCCTTCTCCACACCCGCGGCCTTGAGGATCATGCGGGAAGCCGGCGGGGTCTTGGTGATGAAGGTGAAGGAACGGTCCTCGTAGACCGTGATCTCCACCGGGATCACCCAGCCACGCTGCGACTCGGTGGCCGCGTTGTAGGCCTTGCAGAACTCCATGATGTTGACGCCGTGCTGACCCAGCGCCGGGCCCACCGGCGGGGCCGGGTTGGCCGCACCAGCGTTGATCTGGAGCTTGATAAGCCCCGTGACCTTCTTCTTCTTGGGAGGCATGTGCTCTCTCCGGGTCCTAGTGAGAGTTTCCTGCCTGCGAGCAGGCATACCGCACCACGATAGCGGGTATCGTGCCGAGCTCTGAAACCGAGCAGGTCAGAGACGACCCGGCGGGACACCCGAGGACCCCCGGAAACCGCCTGGAGCGGCCGTCCGCGCCGCCTGCCGAGGGAGTCTTCGCGGCCGGGCCGGACGCTCGCCCACCCCCGCGGTGACCGTCCCCGCCGTACGCGGAAGAGCCCCCGCCCGGCGGGTGACCGCGGGCGGGGGCTCTTCCGGTGTTCCGGGCTGCTAGTTCTTCTGGATCTGGTCGAAGCTGAGCTCGACCGGGGTCTCGCGGCCGAAGATCTCGACGAGGCCCTTGACCTTCTTCGAGTCCGGGTTGATCTCGTTGATCGTGGCCTGCAGCGTCGCGAACGGGCCGTCGGTGACCGTGACCGAGTCGCCGACCTCGAAGTCCAGCACCTGGACCTCGACCTTGCGCTTCGGGACGGCACCGCCCTCGCCGCCCTCGGCGGCGGCGGCCTGCTCCTCGACCTCCGGGGCCAGCATCTTGGTGACCTCGTCCAGCGTCAGCGGGTACGGGTCGTAGGCGTTGCCGACGAAGCCGGTGACGCCGGGGGTGTTGCGGACGACGCCCCAGGACTCGTTCGTCAGGTCCATGCGCACCAGCACGTAGCCGGGCAGCTTGTTCTGGCGGACGGTGCGGCGGTCGCCGTTCTTGATCTGGACGACCTCTTCCTGGGGCACCTCGGCCTGGTAGATGTAGTCCTCGACGTTCAGCGAGACGGCGCGCTGCTCCAGGTTGGACTTCACGCGGTTCTCGTAGCCGGCGTAGGTGTGGATGACGTACCACTCGCCGGGGAGGGCGCGCAGCTCCTCGCGGAACGAGGCGACCGGGTCCACCGGGGCCTGCTCCTCCGCGGCTTCCTCTTCCGTGGCCTCGTCCTCGTCGACGACCTGGACGGCAGCCTGCTCGGCCGGCTCGCCGGCGGCCTCGTCTGCAGCCTCCGCCTGGTCGATGTCGCCGTCGGCTGCCTCGACGATGTCAAGCGCGGTGTCGTCGCCCTCGACGGTCTCGTCGGCGTCGTACAGGTTCGGGTCAGACACGGTCGCTGCTTCTTCCTTCACGATGTGGAACAGGCGGTCGGGCGCCGCGGGCGCCCTCCGCGGGAGGAATCACCCGAAGACGTACGAGACGCCCTTGTTGAATCCCCAGTCAATCACGGTAACGAGCGCGATGATGACCACAACGAAGACAATCACCACGCTGGTGTAGGTGATGAGCTCGCTGCGCGTGGGCCAGACGACCTTGCGGAGCTCCGCGACGATCTGGCGGTAGAAGAGCGCGAGGCGCGCGAGGGGCCCCTTCTTGCCGCGCTTGCCGCCGCGGCGGGGCTTCTTGGAGCCGGCGTCCGTGGATTCACCGTCGGGACGACCACTTTCAGGCGTCGCGGTGGAGCCCAGGGCTTCCGTCACTCGTCCTCACCTGAATCCGGGTCGTTTGCCGAAACAATCCTCAAAGCGTCTGCCTGCTTGTAGCAGGGCCGGAGGGACTCGAACCCCCAACCGCTGGTTTTGGAGACCAGTGCTCTACCAATTGAGCTACGACCCTTTGAGTGCC includes:
- the rpoB gene encoding DNA-directed RNA polymerase subunit beta, producing the protein MAASRNASTANSNNGASTAPLRISFAKIKEPLEVPNLLALQTESFDWLLGNAAWKARVEAALDSGQDVPTKSGLEEIFEEISPIEDFSGSMSLTFRDHRFEPPKNSIDECKERDFTYAAPLFVTAEFTNNETGEIKSQTVFMGDFPLMTNKGTFVINGTERVVVSQLVRSPGVYFDSQIDKTSDKDIYSAKVIPSRGAWLEMEIDKRDMVGVRIDRKRKQSVTVLLKALGWTTEQILEEFGEYESMRATLEKDHTQGQDDALLDIYRKLRPGEPPTREAAQTLLENLYFNPKRYDLAKVGRYKINKKLGADAPLDAGVLTVEDVISAIKYLVKLHAGETETTGDNGSSVVVEVDDIDHFGNRRLRNVGELIQNQVRTGLARMERVVRERMTTQDVEAITPQTLINIRPVVASIKEFFGTSQLSQFMDQTNPLSGLTHKRRLSALGPGGLSRERAGFEVRDVHPSHYGRMCPIETPEGPNIGLIGSLASYGRVNAFGFVETPYRKVDENGVVTDEVNFLTADEEDRFVIAQANAPLTDDNRFAESRVLVRRRGGEIDYVPGEDVDYMDVSPRQMVSVATAMIPFLEHDDANRALMGSNMMRQAVPLLKAQAPLVGTGMEYRCAVDAGDVIKADKDGVVQEVSADYVTVANDDGTYNTYRVAKFSRSNQGTSFNQKVVVDEGARVIAGQVLADGPSTERGEMALGKNLLVAFMPWEGHNYEDAIILSQRLVQDDVLSSIHIEEHEVDARDTKLGPEEITRDIPNVSEEVLADLDERGIIRIGAEVVAGDILVGKVTPKGETELTPEERLLRAIFGEKAREVRDTSLKVPHGETGKVIGVRVFDREEGDELPPGVNQLVRVYVAQKRKITDGDKLAGRHGNKGVISKILPIEDMPFLEDGTAVDIILNPLGVPSRMNPGQVLEIHLGWLAAQGWDVSGLGDEWAQRLTAIGADQVEAGTNVATPVFDGAREDEIAGLFEATIPNRDGQRLVLPSGKARLFDGRSGEPFPDPISVGYMYILKLHHLVDDKLHARSTGPYSMITQQPLGGKAQFGGQRFGEMEVWALEAYGAAYALQELLTIKSDDVLGRVKVYEAIVKGENIPEPGIPESFKVLIKEMQSLCLNVEVLSSDGMSIEMRDTDEDVFRAAEELGIDLSRREPSSVEEV
- the rplL gene encoding 50S ribosomal protein L7/L12 gives rise to the protein MAKLSQDDLLAQFEEMTLIELSEFVKAFEDKFDVTAAAPVAVGVAGPGAPVAEAVEEKDEFDVILTGAGEKKIQVIKVVRELTSLGLKEAKDLVDGTPKPVLEKVNKEAAEKAAESLKAAGASVEVK
- the rplJ gene encoding 50S ribosomal protein L10 encodes the protein MARPDKAGSVAELTDKFRSSNAAVLTEYRGLTVAQLKTLRRSLGENAQYAVVKNTLTKIAANEAGITALDDLFAGPTAVAFVTGDPVESAKGLRDFAKENPNLIIKGGVLDGKPLSADEIKKLADLESREVLLAKLAGAMKAKQGQAAAVFQALPSKLVRTVEALREKVEQGGAGTPAPAEDAE
- the rplA gene encoding 50S ribosomal protein L1 codes for the protein MSKRSKSLRAADAKIDRERLYAPLEAVRLAKDTSTSKYDGTVEVAFRLGVDPRKADQMVRGTVNLPHGTGKTARVLVFATGDRAEAARAAGADIVGADELIDEVAKGRLDFDAVVATPDLMGKVGRLGRVLGPRGLMPNPKTGTVTPDVAKAVTEIKGGKIEFRVDKHSNLHFIIGKTSFGEQQLVENYGAALDEILRLKPSAAKGRYIKKAAISTTVGPGIPVDPNRTRNLLVEEDPASV
- the rplK gene encoding 50S ribosomal protein L11 encodes the protein MPPKKKKVTGLIKLQINAGAANPAPPVGPALGQHGVNIMEFCKAYNAATESQRGWVIPVEITVYEDRSFTFITKTPPASRMILKAAGVEKGSGEPHKTKVAKLTRDQVREIATTKLPDLNANDLDAAEKIIAGTARSMGITVEG
- the nusG gene encoding transcription termination/antitermination protein NusG, with the protein product MSDPNLYDADETVEGDDTALDIVEAADGDIDQAEAADEAAGEPAEQAAVQVVDEDEATEEEAAEEQAPVDPVASFREELRALPGEWYVIHTYAGYENRVKSNLEQRAVSLNVEDYIYQAEVPQEEVVQIKNGDRRTVRQNKLPGYVLVRMDLTNESWGVVRNTPGVTGFVGNAYDPYPLTLDEVTKMLAPEVEEQAAAAEGGEGGAVPKRKVEVQVLDFEVGDSVTVTDGPFATLQATINEINPDSKKVKGLVEIFGRETPVELSFDQIQKN
- the secE gene encoding preprotein translocase subunit SecE, coding for MTEALGSTATPESGRPDGESTDAGSKKPRRGGKRGKKGPLARLALFYRQIVAELRKVVWPTRSELITYTSVVIVFVVVIIALVTVIDWGFNKGVSYVFG